From Trichomycterus rosablanca isolate fTriRos1 chromosome 18, fTriRos1.hap1, whole genome shotgun sequence, the proteins below share one genomic window:
- the LOC134332690 gene encoding FMR1-interacting protein NUFIP2-like, translated as MDGNLLTSGSQRFEVRNLQEREPVLTMNREDLHSSSYITNGYSSKAADSNSGSESGYTTPKKGRARRGSMKGPENASQEKENVLKVYSKQDAETPGQDIAGKRANSQPNCSRIYLKPEVHASLRKTDAQDTIPVSDLQYRNSDSKALRLVGKKNDDRVSKTKPTSSVTSKDDLWTLFRPPPVFPVDNSSAKIVPKISYASKVKENLNKATTQASPEVTQASTKPLQVPGSAVKTVTSADNPVSIEVNGCLCVGTLVDSAASASSSVVSVASSVDTACISSVAPEPQQLSLFVYPHEPLNMQLATPAAQTNQKGLGDIFQNQWGLSFINEPNAGPEKSTVSRSATKLKISDVTFQGESFSFITQPSLHPTSAVSFTSHQDLERRTSADDTALKHFCTAETDCLHAQPPDERISKSSEVVCEVLDAQFEVNSLVESSTCLSLKKDQDGLSGWECDDLQDAIFYHTKEFEYILTLQKQDSKRVVSYKEALDGPDQ; from the exons TACGAACGGTTACTCCAGCAAGGCTGCAGACAGTAATAGCGGCTCAGAAAGTGGATATACCACGCCTAAAAAGGGGCGGGCGAGGCGCGGCAGCATGAAAGGCCCGGAAAATGCCAGTCAGGAAAAGGAAAACGTACTGAAGGTGTATTCGAAGCAGGATGCAGAGACCCCAGGGCAAGATATAGCTGGGAAAAGGGCAAATTCTCAGCCGAATTGCAGTAGGATTTACCTTAAACCAGAAGTGCATGCAAGTCTTCGAAAGACAGATGCTCAGGATACGATACCTGTCAGTGATCTGCAGTACAGAAACTCAGACAGCAAGGCTTTGCGTCTTGTGGGTAAAAAGAATGATGACAGGGTCAGTAAAACCAAACCGACCTCCTCAGTGACATCCAAAGACGATTTGTGGACTTTGTTTAGACCTCCTCCTGTGTTCCCGGTGGACAACAGCAGTGCCAAAATAGTTCCCAAGATCAGTTATGCAAGCAAAGTTAAGGAGAACTTGAACAAAGCGACCACTCAGGCCAGTCCAGAAGTGACTCAGGCATCTACAAAGCCCTTGCAAGTTCCTGGATCTGCTGTAAAAACGGTCACCTCTGCCGACAACCCTGTTTCGATCGAGGTGAACGGGTGCCTCTGCGTTGGAACATTGGTAGACTCTGCTGCTAGCGCTTCATCCTCTGTCGTAAGTGTTGCGTCCTCTGTGGATACCGCCTGTATCTCTTCAGTAGCCCCAGAGCCCCAACAATTGAGTCTTTTTGTTTACCCTCACGAACCTTTAAATATGCAACTGGCCACTCCTGCTGCTCAGACAAATCAAAAAGGCCTCGGCGACATCTTCCAGAACCAGTGGGGTCTGTCGTTCATCAATGAACCCAATGCAGGCCCAGAGAAGTCCACGGTTTCTCGTTCAGCCACGAAACTCAAAATCTCCGACGTTACATTTCAGGGGGAGAGTTTTTCATTCATTACCCAGCCAAGCCTCCATCCGACCTCTGCTGTTTCTTTCACGTCACATCAGGACCTGGAGAGAAGGACTAGTGCCGATGATACGGCTTTGAAACACTTTTGCACTGCCGAGACGGATTGTCTACACGCACAGCCTCCTGATGAACGAATCAGCAAGAGTTCAGAAGTGGTCTGTGAGGTGTTGGATGCACAGTTCGAGGTTAACAGTTTGGTGGAGTCATCCACATGTTTGAGCTTGAAGAAAGACCAGGACGGACTTAGTGGTTGGGAATGTGATGATCTGCAGGATGCGATTTTTTACCACACTAAAG AATTTGAATATATTCTCACTCTTCAAAAGCAAG ATTCAAAAAGAGTGGTCTCTTATAAGGAAGCCCTGGATGGACCTGATCAATGA